The DNA segment CTACACCTCCGTAGCTTCGGCTTCCGTATTAGTAACCATCCATCCAATCATGCTAATTGTAGCTGAAAGGGCGCTTTACAAGATGGAATTTGCACCAACCGTTTGGGTTGGAGTATTTGTTGCCTTTGCCGGTTCCGTTCTTTTAGGCATTTCTGATTACAATGCTGAGGCCACTTTTTCTAATCCATTACTAGGAAATGCAATGGCCTTTGCTGCCGCTGCCATCTTTGCCGTCTATTTTTTGATTGGTAGAAGAATCAGACAAAACAGATCATGGCTTGGCTATGTATTTCCGGTGTATGGCTATGCGGCTATAACCTGTGTAGCTATACTAATAGTGGTTGAAGGTATTCCGAGACAATTTGACCCACTGTTGCTATGGGTTGGGCTTGGACTAGCTATAGGTCCACAAATTATGGGGCATGGTTCTTTAAACTATGCCGTCAAGTATGTTTCACCAACATTACTTTCAACTCTAATACTTACTGAGCCAATATTTGCTACTGCCCTGGCTTTCTTTATTCTTGGAGAGTTACCACCAATCTTATCTTTTGTAGCCATTTTTGTGACATTAGTTGGGGTAGCGTTCACCTGGAAGAAAAAACCAGCCCGTAAAAGAACCTAGCGGGTGGCTTATAAATATTTTTAGGGTAAAAATGGTGAGGCTAATTATTCGGCATGCCTGTAAGCCTATCAAAATTATTTAG comes from the Balneola sp. genome and includes:
- a CDS encoding EamA family transporter — its product is MAIGLTTFGFAPILVKFATEYSALLLVSVRTVAAFILLIPLYLFQKKSKKYDVKSTGNEGKWIAFAGIALGLHFILWISSLYYTSVASASVLVTIHPIMLIVAERALYKMEFAPTVWVGVFVAFAGSVLLGISDYNAEATFSNPLLGNAMAFAAAAIFAVYFLIGRRIRQNRSWLGYVFPVYGYAAITCVAILIVVEGIPRQFDPLLLWVGLGLAIGPQIMGHGSLNYAVKYVSPTLLSTLILTEPIFATALAFFILGELPPILSFVAIFVTLVGVAFTWKKKPARKRT